The following proteins come from a genomic window of Aquimarina sp. MAR_2010_214:
- a CDS encoding SDR family oxidoreductase → MKNIIITGASRGIGYEMAKLFADEGHQVLALSRNEKPIDTLQHKNIHTFSFDICNPQDLEKMNSYISSSWKQVDVLINNAGKLLNKPFGEISTQDFEEVYKVNVFGVAEITRLTLPYMKSGSHVVTVSSMGGIQGSMKFPGLAAYSSSKGAVITLSELLAEEYKESGIAFNVLALGAVQTEMLEEAFPGYQAPLTAIEMAKYIKEFSLSGNKFYNGKVLQVSSSTP, encoded by the coding sequence ATGAAAAATATCATCATAACAGGTGCAAGTCGGGGTATTGGGTATGAAATGGCAAAACTATTTGCCGATGAAGGTCACCAGGTTTTAGCATTATCAAGGAATGAAAAACCTATCGATACTCTTCAACATAAAAATATACATACATTTTCTTTTGATATCTGTAACCCGCAGGATCTTGAAAAGATGAATAGCTATATTTCTTCTTCATGGAAACAAGTAGATGTCTTGATCAATAATGCTGGTAAATTATTAAATAAGCCTTTTGGCGAAATTTCTACTCAGGATTTTGAAGAGGTATATAAAGTAAATGTTTTTGGAGTAGCCGAAATTACACGTTTGACTTTACCCTATATGAAATCAGGAAGCCATGTGGTTACTGTAAGTAGTATGGGAGGTATACAGGGAAGTATGAAGTTTCCTGGATTAGCGGCGTATAGTTCTAGTAAAGGTGCGGTAATTACCTTAAGCGAGTTATTAGCAGAAGAATATAAAGAAAGTGGTATTGCTTTTAATGTTCTTGCGCTTGGAGCAGTACAGACCGAAATGCTGGAAGAAGCATTTCCGGGATATCAAGCACCTTTGACCGCTATAGAAATGGCAAAATATATAAAAGAATTTTCCTTAAGCGGAAATAAATTTTATAACGGAAAAGTCCTTCAGGTGTCTAGTAGTACACCTTGA
- a CDS encoding DUF4349 domain-containing protein produces MKTNKFRISRIIILAGVTLLGYSCSNSEGKYTLDSESIMLEDTGETPVLASIESEEKTEEVTLLDSDRLKTKKNNVDTTLKIIKNANCRIKVKDVEEATLLARKIALKYQGYISDERFTNTNYTKENRFTIRIPQDQFDTVLDSVCGLAEFVDYKNISTVNVTEEYIDITSRLKTKLDVKERYETILRTRAKTVEDILKTEEKLSLLQEEIEAAQGRLKYLSNKVSYSTVQVDVYQTIIPKDEPAEYQPHFLDKAKQGLSFGWSIIENLTLLLFYIWPFIILGIVIFVYFKWIRK; encoded by the coding sequence ATGAAAACGAACAAATTTAGAATAAGCAGAATAATAATTTTGGCAGGAGTTACATTGTTAGGGTATTCTTGCTCTAATAGTGAAGGTAAATATACTTTAGACTCAGAGAGTATTATGCTCGAAGATACAGGAGAAACTCCTGTGTTAGCAAGTATTGAATCTGAAGAAAAAACAGAAGAAGTAACGCTATTAGATAGTGATAGATTGAAAACTAAAAAAAATAACGTTGATACTACCCTAAAGATTATTAAGAATGCGAATTGTCGAATTAAAGTTAAAGATGTTGAAGAAGCAACACTATTGGCTAGAAAAATTGCTTTAAAATATCAGGGATATATTTCTGATGAGCGATTTACAAATACAAATTATACTAAAGAAAATCGTTTTACGATCAGAATTCCTCAAGATCAATTCGATACTGTTTTGGATAGTGTATGCGGATTGGCAGAATTCGTGGATTATAAAAATATATCTACAGTAAATGTGACTGAAGAGTATATAGATATTACATCACGATTAAAAACAAAGTTGGATGTAAAAGAGCGTTATGAAACCATTTTAAGAACAAGAGCCAAAACGGTAGAAGATATTTTAAAGACCGAAGAAAAACTTAGTTTACTTCAGGAAGAAATTGAAGCTGCTCAAGGAAGATTAAAATATTTAAGTAATAAAGTATCTTATAGTACAGTTCAGGTAGATGTATATCAAACTATAATTCCAAAAGACGAGCCTGCAGAATACCAACCTCACTTTTTAGACAAAGCAAAACAAGGGCTGTCTTTTGGTTGGTCGATTATAGAAAACCTAACGTTGCTTTTGTTTTATATCTGGCCGTTTATAATATTAGGAATTGTTATTTTTGTGTATTTTAAGTGGATACGAAAGTAA
- a CDS encoding helix-turn-helix domain-containing protein: MATPKPGKPVRGSKTGQPIMALFDLLGRSWTMGVIWHLYRGPSTFRKLQEYCESISPTTLNKRLKELTESHLIERSIDGYMLTQQGKELFELLSPLGKWAKTWAKNYPSK, translated from the coding sequence ATGGCAACACCAAAACCAGGAAAACCAGTTAGAGGATCAAAAACCGGACAACCTATTATGGCTCTTTTTGATCTTTTAGGAAGAAGTTGGACTATGGGAGTAATATGGCATTTGTATAGAGGTCCAAGTACGTTTAGAAAGTTACAAGAGTATTGTGAGTCAATTTCTCCTACTACGCTGAACAAGAGGTTAAAAGAATTAACAGAATCTCACCTTATTGAACGGTCTATTGATGGATATATGTTAACTCAACAAGGAAAAGAGTTATTTGAATTATTATCTCCTCTGGGTAAATGGGCAAAAACCTGGGCAAAGAACTATCCCTCAAAATGA
- a CDS encoding pyridoxamine 5'-phosphate oxidase, translating to MNIQTDWNTIRQHFNKSFKSNFYVSIASVDADNNPTVTPIGSLFLNDNQTGFYFEKFPSKLPDHAKKNKNICALGVNSSRFFWIKSLFKGKFPNHPAVKLYGELGERRKATGKETGRLNRRMKTTKGLKGNTYLWGKMEYVREIYFTKAEKINLGKMTNEL from the coding sequence ATGAATATACAAACAGATTGGAATACGATAAGACAACACTTCAATAAAAGTTTTAAATCTAACTTTTATGTGTCGATTGCATCTGTTGATGCTGATAATAACCCAACTGTAACACCAATAGGGTCATTATTTCTGAATGACAATCAAACTGGTTTCTATTTTGAAAAGTTTCCTTCAAAACTGCCAGATCATGCCAAAAAAAATAAGAATATATGTGCCTTGGGAGTAAATAGCAGTCGTTTTTTTTGGATCAAATCATTATTTAAAGGAAAATTCCCTAATCACCCTGCTGTTAAACTCTATGGAGAGTTAGGGGAGAGAAGAAAAGCAACTGGTAAAGAAACTGGACGCTTAAATAGAAGAATGAAAACTACAAAGGGACTGAAGGGAAATACTTACCTGTGGGGAAAAATGGAATATGTAAGAGAAATATATTTTACTAAAGCCGAAAAAATAAATCTTGGCAAAATGACCAACGAATTATAA
- a CDS encoding DUF389 domain-containing protein — protein MTENTNQPVPDQDEMAETVKRDAKGLFASANTFVRELLDIRSETDKDQTIEDVKNDIPFKGHNAWILIFSVFVASIGLNVSSTAVVIGAMLISPLMGPIVGVGLSIAINDIDTLRRSLVNLGVMVGLSVLAATLYFWASPLTELTPELESRTAPTILDVLVAVFGGLALIVAKSKKGTMPNAIAGVAIATALMPPLCTVGYGIAEWKLEYALGALYLFSINATFIALSTFIVSKLLRFPMLRYANSAKRKRIAQLASLLAILVMIPASYTFYITLNESNAERDYKAFKANEIDANESLYLRKDFYDYNNESIKLYFDGEINEATVSDLQNEIKKYTSISDFTLAINGNKSRGIDQISKAYDRSIEQLNRVEKENDKLLDEIEDLKIKIAGLETQLKEANKVVPVTVMPYASIAKDAKIRFPDLAELGYGEVQKSNFLKVDTVQVIFPRWKFQVSDSLNTIRVNRLQEWITKEMKADTLYVE, from the coding sequence ATGACAGAAAATACAAATCAACCCGTTCCTGATCAGGATGAGATGGCAGAAACAGTAAAGAGAGATGCCAAAGGTCTTTTTGCCAGCGCTAATACATTTGTTAGAGAACTATTAGATATAAGATCAGAGACGGATAAGGATCAAACAATAGAAGATGTTAAGAATGATATTCCTTTTAAAGGGCACAATGCCTGGATTCTTATTTTTTCGGTATTTGTAGCGTCTATTGGTCTTAATGTAAGTTCTACAGCAGTAGTGATAGGAGCGATGTTAATTTCTCCATTAATGGGGCCGATTGTAGGAGTTGGATTATCTATTGCGATTAATGATATTGATACCTTAAGGCGATCCTTGGTTAATCTGGGCGTAATGGTAGGTCTAAGTGTTCTTGCTGCCACCTTATATTTTTGGGCTTCTCCGTTAACAGAATTAACTCCTGAGTTAGAATCCAGAACGGCACCTACTATCCTGGATGTATTGGTTGCGGTTTTTGGAGGTTTGGCATTAATTGTTGCCAAGTCTAAAAAAGGAACAATGCCTAATGCCATAGCAGGAGTAGCAATTGCCACAGCCTTAATGCCGCCTTTGTGTACAGTAGGATATGGTATTGCAGAATGGAAATTAGAGTATGCCCTAGGAGCATTGTATTTGTTTTCTATTAATGCCACTTTTATAGCATTATCTACATTTATTGTTTCCAAATTATTACGTTTTCCGATGTTACGGTATGCCAATTCTGCAAAAAGAAAACGCATAGCACAGCTAGCCTCCTTATTAGCGATATTAGTAATGATACCTGCGAGTTATACATTTTATATTACCCTTAATGAGAGTAATGCAGAGCGGGATTATAAAGCATTTAAAGCTAATGAGATTGATGCTAATGAGAGCTTATATCTCAGAAAGGATTTCTATGACTATAACAACGAGTCTATAAAATTATATTTCGATGGGGAAATTAATGAAGCAACAGTGAGTGATTTGCAAAATGAAATCAAAAAATATACGAGTATTAGTGATTTTACATTAGCAATAAATGGTAATAAATCAAGAGGGATTGACCAGATATCCAAAGCATATGATCGATCGATCGAGCAGTTAAACCGTGTAGAAAAAGAAAATGATAAGCTTTTGGATGAAATTGAAGATCTCAAGATTAAGATAGCAGGTCTGGAAACCCAGCTAAAAGAGGCAAACAAAGTGGTTCCTGTAACTGTAATGCCATATGCGAGTATAGCAAAAGATGCAAAAATACGATTCCCTGATCTGGCAGAACTAGGGTATGGCGAGGTGCAAAAATCAAACTTCTTAAAAGTAGATACCGTACAAGTCATCTTCCCAAGATGGAAATTTCAGGTGTCTGATAGCCTTAATACGATTAGGGTAAACAGGCTACAAGAATGGATTACCAAAGAAATGAAAGCAGATACATTGTATGTGGAGTAG
- a CDS encoding mannose-1-phosphate guanylyltransferase, whose translation MNKNYYAILMAGGVGSRFWPVSTSEFPKQFHDMLGTGETLIQRTFSRLAKIVPKENIFILTNERYNDLVLEQLPETEQRQVVTEPAMRNTAPCILYAALKIQKDNPDAVMVVAPSDHWIEDEDAFIANLEYSFAACLENDILMTLGIQPTFPNTGYGYIQYNEENENTKKKVNQFTEKPDYDTAKKFLEEGNYLWNAGIFIWSAQSIITAFAKFQQQMTALFEKGSIVYNTMQENDFIQKNYPQAENISIDYAILEKADNVYVLPATFDWNDLGTWGSLYDKLDKTEANNAVVNARVLPEDASGNMIRTSDDKIVVVDGLKDYIIIDKEEVLLIYPKKKEQDIKKVLKKVKETYGEQYG comes from the coding sequence ATGAACAAAAATTATTATGCAATATTGATGGCAGGTGGAGTAGGATCAAGGTTTTGGCCTGTGAGTACTTCAGAATTTCCAAAACAGTTCCATGATATGCTAGGAACAGGAGAAACGCTAATCCAGCGTACATTTTCACGTCTGGCTAAGATTGTTCCCAAAGAAAATATATTTATTCTTACCAACGAACGATATAATGACTTGGTTTTAGAACAGTTACCAGAAACGGAACAACGACAAGTAGTAACCGAGCCTGCAATGCGTAATACGGCACCATGTATCTTGTATGCAGCGTTAAAGATCCAGAAAGATAACCCTGATGCAGTGATGGTAGTAGCGCCTAGTGACCACTGGATAGAGGATGAAGATGCATTCATTGCAAATTTAGAATATAGCTTTGCTGCATGTTTGGAAAATGATATTTTGATGACCTTGGGGATTCAACCCACGTTTCCTAATACAGGATATGGTTATATTCAATATAATGAAGAAAACGAAAACACTAAGAAAAAAGTGAATCAGTTTACAGAAAAACCTGATTATGATACAGCAAAAAAGTTTTTAGAAGAAGGAAACTATTTATGGAATGCCGGAATTTTTATCTGGAGTGCACAAAGTATTATAACCGCTTTTGCAAAATTTCAGCAACAGATGACTGCTTTATTCGAGAAAGGGTCGATTGTCTATAATACGATGCAGGAGAACGATTTTATACAAAAAAATTACCCTCAGGCAGAGAATATATCTATCGATTATGCTATTTTGGAGAAAGCAGATAATGTATACGTGCTTCCGGCAACTTTTGATTGGAATGACTTAGGTACCTGGGGGTCGTTATATGATAAATTAGATAAAACAGAAGCTAATAATGCCGTGGTTAATGCCAGAGTATTACCAGAAGACGCATCGGGTAATATGATTAGAACATCTGATGACAAAATAGTTGTTGTCGATGGACTAAAGGATTATATCATTATAGACAAAGAAGAAGTACTTTTGATCTATCCTAAAAAGAAAGAACAGGATATTAAAAAAGTCCTTAAAAAAGTAAAAGAAACATACGGAGAACAATACGGATAA
- a CDS encoding VWA domain-containing protein, producing MKTKMIKKITTLLLGVVFTILSSCDQYPEKRGYDIQKISVVETEIMDSNNEDYKEIIENGFKNVHLAPLSTFSIDVDKASYSNIRRMINNGQKIPEDAVKIEEMVNYFKYDYASPMDTHPIAIHIEKGDTPWNKDTKLVKIGLKGKEIPTQDMPVSNLVFLIDVSGSMSQQNKLPLLKKAFKLLVGKLREEDKVSIVVYAGAAGVVLEAAGGDDKKRIMEAFDDLKAGGSTAGGEGIELAYEIAEKNFIKNGNNRVILATDGDFNIGISSDKEMKKLIEKKRESGVFLTCMGFGMGNYKDSKLETLADAGNGNHAYIDTIQEAQKIFGLEFGGTLYTIAKDVKIQVEFNPKKIKAYRLIGYENKVLRDEDFIDDTRDAGELGSGHTVTALYEVIPVGVKSEYFKEMSDLKYTKKTIKNTDEELTVKFRYKNPKENHSNELVHAFKANTEEEMSTDFKFATSVAWFGLKLRNSKYIEYQNLKNIIDLAKNNKGKDEQGYRAEFVRLMNSYNGIK from the coding sequence ATGAAAACAAAGATGATAAAAAAAATAACAACTCTACTATTAGGAGTAGTGTTTACAATACTAAGTTCATGTGATCAATACCCAGAGAAGAGGGGATATGATATTCAGAAAATTAGTGTAGTAGAAACAGAAATTATGGATAGTAATAATGAAGACTATAAAGAAATTATAGAGAATGGTTTTAAGAATGTACACCTGGCTCCTTTGTCTACTTTTTCAATAGATGTAGACAAAGCTTCTTATAGTAATATTCGTAGAATGATCAATAATGGACAAAAAATTCCAGAAGATGCAGTTAAGATTGAAGAAATGGTTAACTATTTTAAGTATGATTATGCATCGCCAATGGATACTCATCCTATAGCGATACATATAGAAAAGGGAGATACACCATGGAACAAAGACACCAAATTGGTAAAAATAGGATTAAAAGGTAAAGAAATACCTACTCAAGATATGCCAGTTTCTAATTTAGTGTTCTTAATAGATGTTTCTGGATCTATGTCACAACAGAACAAATTGCCATTGCTCAAAAAAGCATTTAAGCTATTAGTGGGAAAACTAAGAGAAGAAGATAAAGTGTCAATTGTAGTATATGCTGGAGCGGCAGGAGTGGTTCTTGAAGCTGCCGGCGGAGATGATAAGAAAAGAATTATGGAAGCATTTGATGATCTTAAAGCAGGAGGATCAACTGCAGGAGGAGAAGGTATAGAACTTGCTTATGAAATTGCAGAAAAGAATTTTATTAAAAATGGTAATAATAGAGTGATTCTGGCTACAGACGGAGATTTTAATATTGGTATAAGTAGTGATAAAGAAATGAAGAAACTGATTGAGAAAAAGAGAGAGTCTGGAGTGTTTTTGACCTGTATGGGGTTTGGAATGGGGAATTATAAGGATAGCAAGCTAGAAACTCTTGCAGATGCGGGTAATGGTAATCATGCCTATATAGATACGATACAAGAGGCTCAAAAAATATTTGGACTTGAGTTTGGAGGTACATTGTATACAATTGCTAAAGATGTAAAAATTCAGGTAGAATTTAATCCAAAAAAAATTAAAGCGTATCGTTTGATAGGATATGAAAACAAGGTGTTGCGAGATGAGGATTTTATAGATGATACCAGAGATGCAGGTGAACTAGGAAGTGGGCATACGGTTACGGCTCTTTATGAAGTCATACCAGTAGGGGTGAAAAGTGAATATTTTAAAGAAATGTCAGATTTGAAGTATACAAAAAAAACAATAAAAAATACTGATGAAGAACTTACTGTGAAATTTAGATATAAAAACCCAAAAGAAAATCATAGTAATGAATTAGTACATGCATTTAAAGCTAATACGGAAGAAGAAATGTCAACAGATTTCAAATTTGCTACTTCTGTAGCATGGTTTGGTTTGAAGTTAAGAAATTCAAAATATATTGAATATCAAAATTTGAAGAACATTATTGATCTAGCTAAAAATAATAAAGGGAAAGATGAGCAAGGATATAGAGCAGAGTTTGTGAGATTGATGAATAGTTATAATGGAATAAAATAA
- a CDS encoding SprT-like domain-containing protein: MKEILKRYIPERSVDKVLDLIMKCNVHLKIVNERVTRHGDYRKMPDGRHQITVNASLNKYRFLITLIHEVAHLVAFEKYGRYIKPHGIEWKRTFQQLMLPYINPEVFPAKLLPVIAHHFKNPRASSDTDEKLSLALKQYDPANDKNYIFELPLGSVFRLYNGKVFKKGNKKVKRYECVELNTGRIYLFNPNAEVELLN; encoded by the coding sequence TTGAAAGAAATATTAAAGAGATATATTCCAGAACGATCTGTAGATAAGGTATTAGATCTCATCATGAAATGTAATGTACATCTTAAAATCGTTAATGAGAGGGTTACGAGACATGGGGACTATCGCAAAATGCCGGATGGTAGACATCAGATTACCGTAAATGCATCTCTTAATAAATATCGTTTTCTCATTACATTGATTCATGAAGTAGCGCATCTTGTAGCTTTTGAGAAGTACGGGCGTTACATAAAACCACATGGGATAGAATGGAAAAGAACCTTTCAGCAATTAATGTTACCCTATATTAATCCCGAAGTATTCCCAGCTAAATTATTACCTGTTATTGCACATCATTTTAAAAACCCAAGAGCTAGTAGTGATACCGATGAAAAATTGTCATTAGCGCTAAAACAATATGACCCCGCTAATGATAAAAATTATATCTTTGAGTTACCCCTCGGAAGTGTCTTCCGTTTGTATAATGGAAAAGTCTTTAAGAAAGGTAATAAGAAAGTAAAACGTTATGAATGCGTAGAGCTCAATACCGGCAGGATTTACCTTTTTAATCCAAATGCAGAAGTTGAATTATTGAATTGA
- a CDS encoding YciI family protein, giving the protein MFIVNFNFIKPIEEVNRFTEVHRNYISEQYKMGKFILGGPKSPRTRGVVIANCDSEEEVYEILDKDPLIQKEVAEYNLVEFIPVMSTVDLGRYCK; this is encoded by the coding sequence ATGTTTATTGTCAATTTTAATTTTATTAAACCAATAGAAGAAGTTAATCGTTTTACTGAAGTCCATCGTAATTATATTTCAGAACAATACAAGATGGGGAAATTTATATTAGGAGGGCCCAAATCACCTAGAACAAGAGGGGTTGTAATTGCAAATTGTGATTCAGAAGAAGAAGTTTATGAAATCTTAGATAAAGATCCGCTAATACAAAAAGAAGTAGCAGAATATAACTTGGTAGAGTTTATACCGGTAATGAGTACAGTAGATTTGGGGCGTTATTGTAAATAA
- a CDS encoding IS1595 family transposase, translated as MIPEDFRDFFISSSALVQSEIVSTLLEISTEGSALIDSNQSKAISCPHCKCNKIKANGKLKGVQRYVCNTCHKNFSETTGKFWYNLKKKDKVNRYLFCLLSGYSIRKSAKETGISIQTSFDWRHKLLVSFGSVSVDEFQGILESDDLFFAYSEKGNRNLDRPARKRGAKASKAGLSNEKVAVIASCDRSGNKDFKVATRGRISKSDLETILQGKLAKVETLCSDSHRSYTAFAKDKKVAHKKFNASKGQRAVDKIYHVQNVNNMDMRLRKFMEPFNGVATKYLQNYLNWFLVLEKIKNSTSKMATVAAIAFASNTAWMEFKNIVVNNMLFRT; from the coding sequence ATGATACCAGAAGATTTTAGAGATTTTTTCATTAGTTCATCGGCTTTGGTTCAATCAGAAATTGTTTCCACATTATTGGAGATCTCTACTGAGGGTTCAGCCCTGATTGATAGCAATCAGAGTAAAGCCATAAGCTGTCCTCATTGTAAGTGCAATAAAATTAAGGCTAATGGTAAGCTCAAAGGAGTACAGCGCTATGTTTGTAATACTTGTCATAAAAACTTTAGTGAAACTACCGGTAAGTTCTGGTACAACCTCAAGAAGAAAGACAAAGTTAATCGTTATTTATTCTGTTTACTCTCTGGATATAGTATTCGCAAGAGTGCCAAAGAAACAGGGATTTCTATTCAGACTTCTTTTGATTGGAGGCACAAATTACTTGTCTCCTTTGGGAGCGTAAGTGTGGATGAATTCCAAGGAATCCTAGAGAGTGATGATCTTTTCTTTGCTTACTCTGAAAAAGGGAATCGAAATTTGGATCGTCCTGCTAGAAAACGTGGCGCAAAGGCAAGTAAAGCTGGTCTCAGTAATGAAAAAGTAGCTGTGATAGCCAGTTGTGACCGATCAGGGAACAAAGATTTCAAAGTAGCTACCAGAGGTCGCATTAGTAAAAGTGACTTGGAGACTATATTACAAGGGAAGTTGGCTAAAGTAGAAACCCTTTGTAGCGACAGTCACAGAAGCTATACTGCATTTGCAAAAGACAAGAAGGTAGCACACAAAAAATTTAATGCTTCGAAGGGTCAAAGAGCTGTTGACAAAATATATCACGTACAAAATGTGAATAATATGGATATGCGTCTAAGGAAATTTATGGAGCCCTTCAATGGAGTGGCAACAAAATACCTTCAGAATTATCTGAATTGGTTTTTAGTCTTAGAAAAAATAAAAAATTCAACCAGTAAAATGGCAACCGTAGCAGCTATAGCCTTTGCTTCCAATACTGCCTGGATGGAATTTAAAAACATAGTAGTAAATAATATGCTTTTTAGAACTTAG
- a CDS encoding DinB family protein, with translation MREINKPVSGEFPAYSHMYMNLLQDDGKILNHLWDNFITIKNFICNLPEGKLYHRYAKNKWTIKEILVHIIDDERIFSYRALRYARNDKTPLPGFEENEYAIYSKANDRSLESIFDEYEVVRKSTIALFNYLPDDCFMRSGMSSGNINSRTVRGLVYHIAGHELRHFNIIKERYLGIKPEEIQINNN, from the coding sequence ATGAGGGAAATTAATAAGCCTGTTTCTGGTGAGTTTCCTGCTTATTCTCATATGTATATGAATTTGTTGCAGGATGATGGTAAGATTTTAAATCATTTGTGGGATAACTTCATTACAATCAAAAACTTTATATGCAACCTGCCAGAAGGAAAATTGTACCATAGGTATGCTAAGAATAAGTGGACTATTAAAGAAATCCTGGTACACATTATTGACGATGAACGTATTTTTTCATATCGCGCATTACGGTATGCAAGAAATGACAAAACGCCTTTGCCTGGATTCGAAGAAAATGAGTATGCAATTTATTCTAAAGCCAATGATAGAAGTTTAGAAAGCATATTCGACGAATATGAAGTAGTAAGAAAATCAACCATAGCATTGTTTAACTATTTGCCAGATGATTGTTTTATGAGAAGCGGGATGTCTTCTGGGAATATTAATAGCAGAACTGTAAGAGGATTAGTATATCATATTGCAGGACATGAGTTACGGCATTTTAATATTATAAAAGAAAGGTATTTAGGTATAAAACCAGAAGAGATTCAAATAAATAATAACTAA
- the nudC gene encoding NAD(+) diphosphatase, which produces MKKQYYSNPFFDRDIENRKASSTISANDVLIVSFQHKFYFFHEKERKELALFPLELFTQVSLSSSFLGIQKDKKIWTAELTKANIESVSEILKGGRFYDVRDLVGQLENEQAALLAYALGINKWHQITRFCGACGVDTKSWENGHSKKCKNPKCSTIFYPQISPAIIVLIEYKPKKGQPLCLLSKRKIDKGYICSTFAGFVEIGESLEDAVAREMKEEVNVEVTNLRYVDSQPWSFSSSLMMGFVAEVEQMAFQVDGEEIKDAAWFSAEEIHKLASKGELTLSRPDSIARFLIETWANNNLN; this is translated from the coding sequence ATGAAAAAACAATACTATAGTAATCCTTTTTTTGATAGAGATATTGAAAATAGAAAGGCTTCTTCGACAATTTCTGCAAATGATGTTTTGATTGTGTCGTTTCAGCATAAATTTTATTTCTTTCACGAAAAGGAAAGAAAAGAGTTAGCGTTGTTTCCTTTAGAATTATTTACTCAGGTTTCCCTTAGTAGCTCTTTTTTAGGAATACAGAAAGACAAAAAAATATGGACAGCCGAACTAACAAAAGCAAATATAGAAAGTGTTTCAGAAATTTTAAAAGGGGGTCGATTTTATGATGTTAGGGATCTGGTTGGTCAATTAGAAAATGAACAGGCGGCACTTTTGGCCTATGCTTTAGGTATTAATAAATGGCATCAGATAACCAGATTTTGTGGCGCTTGTGGAGTAGATACCAAAAGCTGGGAAAATGGGCATAGTAAGAAATGTAAAAATCCGAAATGTTCTACAATTTTCTATCCACAAATCTCACCAGCTATTATTGTACTTATTGAATATAAACCGAAAAAAGGGCAACCATTATGTTTATTGAGTAAAAGAAAAATAGATAAAGGGTATATATGTTCCACATTTGCTGGGTTTGTTGAGATTGGTGAAAGCCTTGAAGATGCTGTAGCCAGAGAAATGAAAGAAGAAGTGAATGTTGAGGTGACTAATTTACGCTATGTTGATTCACAACCATGGTCATTTTCATCATCTTTGATGATGGGGTTTGTTGCAGAAGTAGAGCAAATGGCATTTCAGGTAGATGGCGAAGAAATTAAAGATGCAGCTTGGTTTTCGGCAGAAGAAATACATAAGCTTGCGTCAAAAGGAGAGTTAACACTTTCAAGACCAGATTCTATCGCTAGATTTTTAATAGAAACCTGGGCAAATAACAATCTAAACTAA